GCACGGAGTCATGGCGGGCGAGGAGGGATTCGGCAGCCAGCACCGCCCGCACATGGCGCTCGGCGTCCCCTGCAGCCCGGACGCTGCCACCGAGCGCCTCGTAAAGCACGCCCAACGACAGCGCCATGATGGAAAAAGCCACCAGCACTTCGAGCAGCGAAAAGCCCTGCTGGCGGGCGGGGGAAGAAGGGAAGCTCATTTGCGGAGGCGAACTCATTGGCCGAGCGGCTCCTGCGAGACGCGGCCGAGGAGCCAATCCACCCGCAGACGCAGGCCCGCTCCCGATGTGCGCACGATCTCGATGCTGCCGCCAGTGGCACTGCCGTCAGGATAGAAGCGGATACCCATGCGGCCGCCGGCGGTCTCACTTTCGGCCACGAGAGCCTTTACTTCGAGCCCTGGCGGAATTTCCCCGGTCTGCCGGCCACCCGTACCGAAGCGACGGGCCTCGACGTCAACCACGAACACCGTCGGCC
The window above is part of the Thauera aromatica K172 genome. Proteins encoded here:
- a CDS encoding GspH/FimT family pseudopilin produces the protein MSPRRGRNLGTAGFTLVELIVALAVVGTMLAVMPAALGRMYDTMQFRATVRNLLAELKGARLEAMSSGRPTVFVVDVEARRFGTGGRQTGEIPPGLEVKALVAESETAGGRMGIRFYPDGSATGGSIEIVRTSGAGLRLRVDWLLGRVSQEPLGQ